In Colias croceus chromosome 8, ilColCroc2.1, a genomic segment contains:
- the LOC123693661 gene encoding neutral ceramidase-like isoform X2 — MYIIALLASVCACNALRVGVGIADVTGPPAEINFMGYANFEQVGHGIHLRQFARAFVFEDETSGHRFVFVSVDAAMMGHGVRSEVLKRLQKRYGDIYSEQNVIISGTHTHSTPGGFLLDFLFDLPILGFVKETYVAYITGILKSIIIAHNKLTPARMEYGEAELLGANINRSPTSYLRNPPEERAKYEYDVDKTLSQVRFITPDNQILGVINWFAVHPTSMNNTNRLISSDNVGYASILMEKALNGNDTLPGKGRIICAFASTNLGDVSPNTRGPRCEFSGNVCDQESLLCKGSKERCFASGPGRDMFESTKIIATKMFQTAMKVLNQPGIDLTGPVGVVHQFVDMPKEEVAPYDPVTQTFDTSANVSGCVPAMGYSFAAGTTDGPGAFDFRQGTTSPNALWNAVRDFLAQPTPADVACHAPKPILLATGRMKFPYEWQPHIVSCSVARIGGLFLAAVPGEFTTMSGRRLRHVVQQASGAKKVILAGLSNIYSDYIATPEEYQAQRYEAASTIFGPHTLDIYLNKYVELTNALVKGESVPSGPEPPDFSNQLITLVPPVLWDAAPWGKEFGDCVQQPHHAYSWRDVASASFVSGHPRNSIRHGRWYASIERLQSEEDDAWVVIATDADWETKFTWIRNSKVLGTSEALIEWEIPEGTPPGTYRIHHYGNYKYILGGIYPYHGFSNSFAVT, encoded by the exons ATGTATATCATAGCGTTGTTGGCGTCCGTGTGTGCGTGCAACGCGTTGCGTGTGGGCGTCGGCATCGCTGACGTCACAGGACCACCGgctgaaattaatttt ATGGGTTACGCGAACTTCGAGCAAGTCGGCCATGGGATACATTTGCGGCAGTTCGCCCGGGCTTTCGTCTTTGAGGACGAAACGAGTGGACATCGCTTCGTGTTCGTGTCCGTGGATGCTGCTATGATGGGCCATGGGGTTCGGAGTGAG GTGTTAAAACGTCTTCAAAAGCGTTACGGTGACATTTACTCAGAACAGAACGTGATTATAAGCGGAACTCACACGCACTCAACCCCTGGAGGGTTCTTATTGGACTTTCTCTTTGATCTACCCATCCTTGGTTTTGTTAAGGAGACCTATGTTGCTTATATTACTGGAATTTTGAAG AGTATAATAATAGCCCACAACAAGCTAACACCAGCGCGGATGGAGTATGGAGAGGCAGAATTACTGGGCGCCAATATAAACAGATCACCTACTTCCTATCTACGGAACCCTCCAGAGGAAAGGGCTAA ATATGAATACGACGTAGACAAAACCTTATCCCAAGTCCGTTTCATAACACCAGACAACCAAATACTAGGTGTGATCAACTGGTTTGCAGTACACCCAACCAGCATGAACAATACCAATCGACTGATCTCGTCTGATAATGTTGGATATGCGTCCATTCTAATGGAGAAGGCACTTAATGGCAATGATACTCTGCCTGGAAAG GGTCGTATTATATGCGCATTTGCGTCCACAAACCTCGGTGACGTGTCTCCCAATACAAGAGGACCTCGCTGTGAATTCTCTGGCAATGTTTGTGATCAGGAGTCATTATTGTGTAAAGGGTCTAAAGAGAGATGCTTTGCGTCTGGCCCTGGGAGAGATATGTTCGAGAGCACCAAGATTATTGCCACTAAGATGTTCCAGACTGCTATG AAAGTACTAAATCAACCAGGAATCGACCTCACAGGACCCGTGGGTGTGGTGCACCAGTTTGTAGACATGCCCAAAGAAGAGGTAGCGCCGTATGATCCTGTCACTCAAACATTTGATACG AGTGCGAACGTGTCCGGCTGCGTGCCGGCCATGGGCTACAGCTTCGCAGCGGGCACGACGGACGGGCCGGGCGCGTTCGACTTCCGGCAGGGCACCACGTCGCCCAACGCGCTGTGGAACGCCGTGCGCGACTTCCTGGCGCAGCCCACGCCCGCCGACGTGGCCTGCCATGCGCCCAAGCCGATACTGCTGGCCACGGGACGG ATGAAATTCCCATACGAATGGCAGCCCCACATAGTGTCATGTTCAGTGGCCCGTATCGGAGGGCTATTCCTTGCCGCAGTTCCAGGCGAATTCACAACTATGTCTGGGAGACGATTACGTCATGTTGTGCAACAGGCTTCTGGCGCGAAGAAAGTTATTCTGGCTGGACTGTCCAATATATATTCTGATTATATCGCCACGCCGGAAGAATATCAG GCGCAACGCTATGAGGCCGCATCTACAATCTTCGGCCCGCACACCTTGGACATCTATCTGAACAAATATGTCGAGCTTACTAATGCACTTGTTAAA GGTGAAAGTGTCCCCAGCGGGCCAGAACCGCCCGACTTCAGCAACCAGCTGATCACACTGGTCCCGCCCGTGCTGTGGGACGCGGCGCCGTGGGGCAAGGAGTTCGGCGACTGCGTGCAGCAGCCGCACCACGCGTACAGCTGGCGGGACGTGGCCAGCGCGAGCTTT GTATCCGGACACCCCCGTAACAGCATCCGCCACGGGCGCTGGTACGCCAGCATCGAGCGGCTGCAGTCGGAGGAAGACGACGCGTGGGTCGTCATAGCAACGGACGCTGATTGGGAGACTAA ATTCACATGGATACGCAACTCTAAAGTTCTAGGCACCAGCGAAGCCCTAATAGAATGGGAAATTCCCGAAGGCACCCCCCCTGGGACCTACCGTATACATCACTATGGCAACTATAAGTACATTCTTGGGGGTATTTACCCTTACCATGGATTCTCAAACTCTTTTGCggttacataa
- the LOC123693662 gene encoding uncharacterized protein LOC123693662 yields MWKKRKRFGAIRRKIEQEYLNITNYQQNEITAEEHGDIATDQITYSQASEPSTSNERGSVENIIVNDQSYIRCNLLALPSATDDDFLSCSSSIDGESEYEKNLLFRQQIQNWARERNIAQVALNDLATIINLRFPGILPCDARTILGTAKQIQIKPIQGGEYWHNGLTKSLKNILEKWDDVPNKICLNFNFDGLPIFNSSNKEFWPILCTIFERPDVEPLVIGIYFGVGKPKQIDEYLNDFVNEIDNLIKNGMYVEQIKSKVSIGIRCFICDSPARAYIKGVCNFNGKHGCLKCVTVGEYSHTSHTVTFPDMNCRPRTDQEFRDKKYGPHHKKDSPLLRLGIDMIEDFPVADSLHLVDLGIMKRLLVGWRNGNFGKYITKWCAKDIETVSNFLSECKLPSEIHRSVRGLDCLSHWKASEYRSFLLYLSIVILPHVMSHDALCHFLTFFCGITICSSKNYVHLLPLAKEFLQYFVEHYKVFYGVDYITSNVHNVAHVVDEVQRFGSLHTFSAYPFENKLYLIKRMLRHGHKPLAQVAKRFSEDLVASEIVQSRKKIVFNEPFVSTNNKKLTALHFKDYKLSPKSKDKYFLCNDGQILEVKKIFMLEKKIKICALIITDLAEVFESPIKSSYLNIFKAKLLASGQIETIVNPEDVKMKLVCIEHKNQLYFIPLLHTV; encoded by the exons atgtggaAAAAGCGAAAAAGATTTGGTGCTATTAGAAGAAAGATTGAACaggaatatttaaatattacaaattatcaacaaaatgaaataactGCCGAGGAACATGGAGATATTGCAACAGATCAGATCACCTACAGTCAAGCGTCAGAACCGTCGACATCTAATGAAAGGGGTTCcgtagaaaatattattgtgaatGATCAAAGTTATATCAGGTGTAACTTATTAGCTTTACCTTCTGCAACTGATGACGACTTTTTATCATGCAGCAGTTCAATTGACGGCGAAAgtgaatatgaaaaaaatttattatttcgccAACAAATACAGAATTGGGCCAGAGAAAGAAACATAGCTCAAGTGGCATTGAATGATTTAGCTACTATCATAAACTTAAGATTTCCAGGAATTTTACCATGCGATGCCAGAACAATTTTAGGTACTGCAAAGCAAATACAAATCAAACCGATTCAAGGAGGTGAATATTGGCATAACGGCCTaactaaatctttaaaaaatatattagaaaaatGGGATGACGTtccgaataaaatttgtttgaatttcAATTTTGACGGTCTTCCAATATTTAATAGTTCTAATAAAGAGTTTTGGCCGATTTTATGTACTATATTTGAAAGACCCGATGTAGAACCGTTAGTGAttggtatttattttggtGTTGGAAAACCAAAGCAAATTGacgaatatttaaatgattttgttAACGAAATTGACAACCTAATTAAAAATGGAATGTACGTTGAACAAATCAAGAGTAAAGTATCTATAGGAATAAGATGTTTTATATGCGATTCTCCTGCGAGAGCTTACATTAAAG gtGTATGCAATTTTAATGGAAAGCATGGATGCTTAAAATGTGTGACCGTAGGAGAATATTCACATACATCCCATACAGTAACTTTTCCTGATATGAACTGCCGTCCGAGGACTGACCAAGAATTTCGTGACAAGAAGTATGGACCTCACCATAAAAAAGACTCACCTTTACTACGATTAGGAATCGATATGATTGAAGACTTCCCGGTAGCAGATTCTTTGCATCTAGTCGACTTGGGCATAATGAAACGGTTACTAGTTGGTTGGCGCAATGGTAATTTTGGAAAGTACATAACTAAATGGTGTGCCAAAGATATTGAAACAGTTTCTAATTTTCTTTCTGAATGTAAATTGCCATCTGAAATTCATCGGTCAGTGAGAGGACTAGATTGTCTTTCCCATTGGAAAGCATCTGAATATAGATCATTCTTGCTTTATTTAAGCATTGTTATACTTCCACATGTGATGTCACATGACGCATTATGCCATTTTTTGACGTTTTTTTGCGGAATAACAATATGTTCTAGTAAAAACTATGTTCATTTACTTCCGTTGGCAAAAGAGTTCCTACAGTATTTTGTTGAACATTATAAAGTCTTTTACGGAGTAGATTATATTACAAGTAACGTTCACAATGTGGCACACGTCGTGGATGAAGTACAACGGTTCGGTTCGCTTCATACTTTCAGTGCATATCCTTTCGAGAACaagctttatttaattaaaaggatGCTTAGGCACGGACACAAACCTCTTGCTCAAGTGGCGAAAAGATTTAGCGAAGATTTAGTAGCTTCAGAAATCGTACAGAGcagaaaaaaaatcgtatttaaTGAACCATTTGTAAGCACtaacaataaaaaactaaCTGCACTACATTTCAAGGACTATAAACTGTCACCAAAATcgaaagataaatattttttatgcaaCGATGGTCAGATTCTCGaggtaaagaaaatatttatgcttgagaaaaaaataaaaatatgcgcTCTTATAATTACAGACTTAGCAGAAGTTTTTGAATCACCAATAAAATCGTCATATTTGAATATATTCAAAGCCAAATTGCTTGCCTCTGGGCAAATTGAGACCATTGTTAATCCTGAAGATGTAAAAATGAAACTAGTATGTATAGAACATAAAAaccaattatattttataccccTTTTGCACACAGTTTGA
- the LOC123693633 gene encoding uncharacterized protein LOC123693633 — protein MPFKIVETVEKGKCLLFIVPSLWETNGILKWPKNCLDVRKLVMNENCLPATGWSASRCRVKRHSIPSFSEAERELGLMLERSDTDDTDREIQNSKVQCQKEYVNYNALAEQLVFKTPTQPSTSSASLHPDLDASTAAEYIVQYVVNEPDVETNSGSMVTLPFETQIPIETQQNNDVNQTIQYLQKILQNQKLNKNERASTKRIRTKKTGPRQEKQNAGNQEEIQNDMETNEEISENIANDAESSEREEDEESLC, from the exons ATGCCGTTCAAGATTGTGGAGACAGTCGAGAAAGGGAAATGTTTACTTTTCATTGTACCCAGTTTATGGGAAACAAATGGCATTTTGAAATGGCCAAAAAACTGCTTAGATGTGCGCAAATTGGTCATGAATGAAAATTGTTTACCTGCAACTGGATGGTCAGCCTCAAGGTGTCGAGTAAAAAGACACTCAATACCGTCCTTTTCGGAAGCAGAGAGAGAATTAGGGCTTATGCTTGAAAGAAGCGATACGGATGACACCGACAGAGAAATACAAAACAGCAAAGTGCAATGTCAAAAAGAATACGTGAACTACAACGCTTTAGCAGAGCAGTtg GTTTTTAAGACACCAACTCAACCATCCACTTCATCAGCTTCTTTACATCCCGATCTGGACGCTTCAACTGCAGCGGAATATATTGTTCAATACGTCGTGAATGAACCAGATGTAGAAACAAATTCGGGCAGCATGGTAACCTTGCCCTTTGAAACTCAAATTCCTATTGAAACCCAGCAAAATAATGATGTCAATCAGACTATTCAGTATCTACaaaaaattttgcaaaatcA GAAACTGAATAAAAACGAAAGAGCCTCTACAAAAAGAATAAGGACAAAAAAAACTGGACCACGACAAGAAAAACAAAACGCCGGAAATCAAGAGGAAATACAAAATGATATGGAAACGAACGAAGAAATCTCTGAAAATATAGCAAATGACGCAGAATCTAGTGAACGAGAGGAGGATGAAGAATCTCTTTGTTAA
- the LOC123693632 gene encoding neutral ceramidase-like: MAIPLLGKVVMVALALGVVGGMTAVIILIINDGTTEGTTTTNPTTIRPSTSENDPDLFHVGVGIADMTGPCVEINFMGYADLDQTGAGLHTRQFSRAFIFLKGNTRVVLVTAEVQAVGIAVRREVVKNLQNLYGNMYSLQNVIITGTHTHSAPGGHLVDFILDISILGFSRESYDAYVDGITRSIIRAHENMTPARLYVASTRVWHAHMNRSPYSYMYNPEEERSRYDTNTDNELTQVRIVKPDGTLHGVMNWFAVHTTSMNMTNKLVSSDNLGYAAMRMEAELNPGIAVGKPAVVAGFFSASLGDVSPNTRGARCEFSGKECDNQFLLCDAGELCFSMGPGEDMIESTKIIGTRVFQAAMEVLNSEAQELDGELAVVHQFVEMSEETVPKYDPVSRTFNTSNPVKGCVPSLGYSFASGTIDGANLLNITQGTVNSNPLLDLLSGIVAKPTAEDVECHAPKPILLATGRANFPIPWHPHTISISLIMLGNFAIAGVPGEPTTMAGRRIKEVVGSVMEDRGYGGRVVVGGLTNEYIHYVTTFEEYQIQRYEAASVIYGPNTLDIFLNKFREFTAVAIEGGNLPPGPEPLDSRDNTISLILPVVMDTAPFGTNFGDVLEQPPGTVGPGDIVSASFVAANPRNDLLQESSHAAVERLELGHWVMVVSDAVWNTKFKWKRESTILGTSTASFEWEIPHSSLPSNLPHRIVYRGTARSVSGRLRSFQGATRNFTIGYRINI, encoded by the exons ATGGCGATACCACTACTCGGAAAGGTGGTGATGGTAGCTCTAGCCCTGGGGGTGGTGGGTGGTATGACGGCTGTGATCATCCTCATAATAAACGATGGAACCACTGAAGGTACCACTACCACAAACCCAACGACCATTCGACCCTCTACCAGCGAAAACGACCCAGATTTATTCCACGTGGGAGTTGGTATTGCGGACATGACAGGACCATGTGTGGagattaatttt ATGGGCTACGCCGATCTAGACCAAACTGGGGCTGGTTTACACACTAGGCAGTTCTCTCGAGCGTTTATATTCCTGAAAGGGAACACTAGGGTGGTGTTAGTGACTGCTGAAGTACAGGCTGTTGGCATCGCTGTTCGGCGAGAG gtAGTAAAGAATCTACAAAATTTATACGGTAACATGTACAGTCTACAAAATGTGATAATCACGGGAACGCACACACACAGCGCGCCGGGCGGCCATCTTGTGGACTTTATTCTGGATATTTCTATACTGGGTTTTTCTAGAGAGAGCTATGATGCCTATGTGGATGGTATTACGCgg AGTATAATCCGCGCACACGAGAACATGACTCCAGCGCGTCTATACGTCGCGAGTACGCGTGTGTGGCACGCACACATGAACAGATCGCCCTATTCGTACATGTATAACCCGGAAGAGGAAAGGAGTAG ATACGACACAAACACAGACAACGAGCTAACCCAAGTGCGTATAGTAAAACCTGATGGTACCCTACATGGGGTGATGAACTGGTTCGCAGTACACACAACCAGCATGAATATGACCAATAAACTGGTCTCATCTGATAACCTTGGGTATGCCGCTATGAGGATGGAGGCGGAATTGAACCCGGGAATAGCTGTTGGCAAG CCAGCTGTAGTAGCTGGTTTCTTCTCAGCCAGTCTCGGTGACGTGTCCCCAAACACGCGTGGTGCTCGCTGCGAGTTCAGTGGCAAGGAGTGTGATAACCAATTCCTGTTATGTGATGCAGGAGAATTGTGCTTTTCCATGGGCCCTGGGGAGGATATGATTGAGAGCACTAAGATTATAGGAACAAGAGTGTTCCAGGCTGCTATG GAAGTACTAAATTCAGAAGCGCAAGAGTTAGATGGAGAACTGGCCGTAGTGCATCAATTTGTGGAAATGTCTGAAGAAACTGTACCTAAATATGACCCTGTGTCACGCACTTTTAATACG AGCAACCCTGTAAAAGGCTGTGTTCCTAGCTTGGGATATAGTTTCGCTTCAGGCACAATAGATGGCGCCAACTTACTCAACATCACACAG GGCACAGTAAACAGCAATCCACTACTAGACCTCTTAAGTGGTATAGTAGCAAAACCAACTGCAGAAGACGTGGAATGTCACGCGCCAAAACCTATTCTACTTGCTACTGGGAGG gCAAACTTCCCAATCCCCTGGCACCCCCACACAATATCCATCTCCCTCATAATGCTGGGTAATTTTGCCATTGCGGGAGTTCCCGGGGAGCCCACCACTATGGCCGGGAGGAGGATAAAGGAGGTGGTGGGATCTGTGATGGAGGATAGAGGATATGGGGGGAGAGTGGTGGTGGGGGGATTGACTAATGAGTACATACATTATGTTACCACTTTTGAGGAGTATCAG ATCCAAAGGTATGAAGCAGCGTCCGTGATATACGGGCCCAACACTCTGGACATATTCCTCAACAAGTTTAGAGAGTTCACTGCCGTTGCTATtgag GGTGGGAACTTACCCCCGGGGCCAGAACCGCTAGACTCCCGGGACAACACGATCTCTCTCATTTTACCCGTTGTCATGGATACGGCCCCGTTTGGGACAAACTTCGGAGATGTTCTCGAACAGCCCCCGGGGACAGTGGGCCCTGGGGACATTGTTAGTGCTAGTTTt GTAGCAGCAAACCCTCGGAACGACTTGCTCCAAGAATCGAGTCACGCGGCGGTCGAACGACTCGAGCTTGGCCACTGGGTGATGGTGGTATCTGATGCTGTTTGGAATACTAA ATTCAAATGGAAACGCGAGTCAACAATACTAGGCACAAGCACAGCATCATTCGAATGGGAAATCCCTCACAGTTCCCTTCCCTCTAACCTCCCGCACAGAATTGTGTACAGGGGAACGGCCAGGAGCGTGTCGGGCAGGCTCAGGAGTTTCCAAGGAGCTACGAGGAATTTCACTATTGGatatagaataaatatttag
- the LOC123693661 gene encoding neutral ceramidase-like isoform X1: MSVIVREKMYIIALLASVCACNALRVGVGIADVTGPPAEINFMGYANFEQVGHGIHLRQFARAFVFEDETSGHRFVFVSVDAAMMGHGVRSEVLKRLQKRYGDIYSEQNVIISGTHTHSTPGGFLLDFLFDLPILGFVKETYVAYITGILKSIIIAHNKLTPARMEYGEAELLGANINRSPTSYLRNPPEERAKYEYDVDKTLSQVRFITPDNQILGVINWFAVHPTSMNNTNRLISSDNVGYASILMEKALNGNDTLPGKGRIICAFASTNLGDVSPNTRGPRCEFSGNVCDQESLLCKGSKERCFASGPGRDMFESTKIIATKMFQTAMKVLNQPGIDLTGPVGVVHQFVDMPKEEVAPYDPVTQTFDTSANVSGCVPAMGYSFAAGTTDGPGAFDFRQGTTSPNALWNAVRDFLAQPTPADVACHAPKPILLATGRMKFPYEWQPHIVSCSVARIGGLFLAAVPGEFTTMSGRRLRHVVQQASGAKKVILAGLSNIYSDYIATPEEYQAQRYEAASTIFGPHTLDIYLNKYVELTNALVKGESVPSGPEPPDFSNQLITLVPPVLWDAAPWGKEFGDCVQQPHHAYSWRDVASASFVSGHPRNSIRHGRWYASIERLQSEEDDAWVVIATDADWETKFTWIRNSKVLGTSEALIEWEIPEGTPPGTYRIHHYGNYKYILGGIYPYHGFSNSFAVT; encoded by the exons ATGTCTGTGATTGTCAGAGAAAAG ATGTATATCATAGCGTTGTTGGCGTCCGTGTGTGCGTGCAACGCGTTGCGTGTGGGCGTCGGCATCGCTGACGTCACAGGACCACCGgctgaaattaatttt ATGGGTTACGCGAACTTCGAGCAAGTCGGCCATGGGATACATTTGCGGCAGTTCGCCCGGGCTTTCGTCTTTGAGGACGAAACGAGTGGACATCGCTTCGTGTTCGTGTCCGTGGATGCTGCTATGATGGGCCATGGGGTTCGGAGTGAG GTGTTAAAACGTCTTCAAAAGCGTTACGGTGACATTTACTCAGAACAGAACGTGATTATAAGCGGAACTCACACGCACTCAACCCCTGGAGGGTTCTTATTGGACTTTCTCTTTGATCTACCCATCCTTGGTTTTGTTAAGGAGACCTATGTTGCTTATATTACTGGAATTTTGAAG AGTATAATAATAGCCCACAACAAGCTAACACCAGCGCGGATGGAGTATGGAGAGGCAGAATTACTGGGCGCCAATATAAACAGATCACCTACTTCCTATCTACGGAACCCTCCAGAGGAAAGGGCTAA ATATGAATACGACGTAGACAAAACCTTATCCCAAGTCCGTTTCATAACACCAGACAACCAAATACTAGGTGTGATCAACTGGTTTGCAGTACACCCAACCAGCATGAACAATACCAATCGACTGATCTCGTCTGATAATGTTGGATATGCGTCCATTCTAATGGAGAAGGCACTTAATGGCAATGATACTCTGCCTGGAAAG GGTCGTATTATATGCGCATTTGCGTCCACAAACCTCGGTGACGTGTCTCCCAATACAAGAGGACCTCGCTGTGAATTCTCTGGCAATGTTTGTGATCAGGAGTCATTATTGTGTAAAGGGTCTAAAGAGAGATGCTTTGCGTCTGGCCCTGGGAGAGATATGTTCGAGAGCACCAAGATTATTGCCACTAAGATGTTCCAGACTGCTATG AAAGTACTAAATCAACCAGGAATCGACCTCACAGGACCCGTGGGTGTGGTGCACCAGTTTGTAGACATGCCCAAAGAAGAGGTAGCGCCGTATGATCCTGTCACTCAAACATTTGATACG AGTGCGAACGTGTCCGGCTGCGTGCCGGCCATGGGCTACAGCTTCGCAGCGGGCACGACGGACGGGCCGGGCGCGTTCGACTTCCGGCAGGGCACCACGTCGCCCAACGCGCTGTGGAACGCCGTGCGCGACTTCCTGGCGCAGCCCACGCCCGCCGACGTGGCCTGCCATGCGCCCAAGCCGATACTGCTGGCCACGGGACGG ATGAAATTCCCATACGAATGGCAGCCCCACATAGTGTCATGTTCAGTGGCCCGTATCGGAGGGCTATTCCTTGCCGCAGTTCCAGGCGAATTCACAACTATGTCTGGGAGACGATTACGTCATGTTGTGCAACAGGCTTCTGGCGCGAAGAAAGTTATTCTGGCTGGACTGTCCAATATATATTCTGATTATATCGCCACGCCGGAAGAATATCAG GCGCAACGCTATGAGGCCGCATCTACAATCTTCGGCCCGCACACCTTGGACATCTATCTGAACAAATATGTCGAGCTTACTAATGCACTTGTTAAA GGTGAAAGTGTCCCCAGCGGGCCAGAACCGCCCGACTTCAGCAACCAGCTGATCACACTGGTCCCGCCCGTGCTGTGGGACGCGGCGCCGTGGGGCAAGGAGTTCGGCGACTGCGTGCAGCAGCCGCACCACGCGTACAGCTGGCGGGACGTGGCCAGCGCGAGCTTT GTATCCGGACACCCCCGTAACAGCATCCGCCACGGGCGCTGGTACGCCAGCATCGAGCGGCTGCAGTCGGAGGAAGACGACGCGTGGGTCGTCATAGCAACGGACGCTGATTGGGAGACTAA ATTCACATGGATACGCAACTCTAAAGTTCTAGGCACCAGCGAAGCCCTAATAGAATGGGAAATTCCCGAAGGCACCCCCCCTGGGACCTACCGTATACATCACTATGGCAACTATAAGTACATTCTTGGGGGTATTTACCCTTACCATGGATTCTCAAACTCTTTTGCggttacataa